Genomic DNA from Myxococcales bacterium:
GCCAACCCCAGATCGTGTATTGGTCGGAAAGCATGTCATCGATCTGATAGCTCAAGACATCCGCGACGTGCCATGGATTGCCAATCCAGCACGTAGTGGCCAGCTGAGCGGTCTCCGCGTTGGCATCGAACTCACCCACGGTTGCGTAGGCCAAGGGTTCAAAGTCTTCGGGCAGGCCAGCCTCGGCGAAGCGTTGTCGCAGGTCGGTGCGCAGCTCGCCATAGGCATAGTCATCGTTGATCCAAACATGGTCAGGCAAGGGCGCTTGCCCCGCCTCGACGAGCGCTTCGTTGAGCATGGCCGGTAGCGACTCGCCGTACGCGGTCACCAGTGGGACACGCAGCGAGGTTGGATACAATTTCTTAATCGTCGCGTGCCAGCGCAGCGCGGAGAAGACCTTGATGCCGACGTAGGGGACCTTGTCGAGGGCCACAAGCGTGGCGAAGTCGCCCTGCTCGGTGCGCGCCTTGACGATGCGCTTGGCGACGTTTTTGGTAAGGCCGGCGGCAACGAGCTTGGTTACGGAGAACGTGTTGGCGATCTTGAGCACCGCGAGCGCGTCTGGCGCGTCAGCTTCGACGCCAAAGCCAAGGGCCGCCTTGTCGTCGGCGGCATCTTCGGCGTGGTCACTTGCCTCCTCCGATTCAGGAGGCGCTTGCAAGCACGCAGGGGCGCTGAGCGCTAGCGAGAGCAGCAAGGGTAGGTGGTAAGGCTTTTGCTTCATGGGGTTCTCCGGGGTTGTGGTGCGTGACGATGCGAATTAGCGATTAAAGCGGCAATTGGCGAGCGCACCGATATCGGTATAGTCGCCGTCGACACCCGCGGCGATGCGCACCGTGTGGGTGTAGATGTGGTGATTGGTCCACTCTCGTGACTCGAGAAAATTGTTGTCCGGTGGCACGTAGAGCACCTCGCCCATGTTTTCATAGCGCCAGGCGAAGACTTCAAACGCGTCGGGAAAGAGCGAGCCTGCCTGACCTTCGACGTGGGCCGCAACCTCGGTCGGGTCGCCGATCCAGCACGGCTGCCGTATACGCGCGGACGCCGCCGCATGCTGAAGATGCGCGATGCCATTAAAGGTGGATTCCGTAAGGGCCGATATTTTATCGGCGCTCATGCCCGCGGCGGCGAATTTCTGCGTAAGCGCGGCCTGGAATTCTTCGTAGCTGGTATCGGCGTTGATCCAAACATGGTTGCGCACGGCGGGAAGGCCCGCGGCGACCACCTCATCGTTAAAGAGCGACAGCGCGAGGTATTCATCGGATACGACTGGTAACCGCAACGACGTCGGGTAGAGGCGCTCGACCGTGGCGTGCCAGCGGAGGGCAGAAAACACCTTAGCGCCGACGCGCGGGACCTTATCTAGCGCGGAAATCGAGGCGAATGCGCCGGCAGCACGGCGAGCCGCATCGATGTTTTTGGCAACTCGGTTGGTCACCCCTGCGGCGACAAGGTCGTCAACGCTATAGGTGTTGGCCAGGTGCAAGACGGCGAGCACATCTGGCGCATCGTCCTCGAGGCCATAGCTAAACGAGCTTTTGTCATTGTCCTCGGCGTCCTCCGCCCCTAGGCCTGATTCGTCAGGTGGCAGATTGTCCGCGGTTAGGCATCCGATCGAATTGGCGGCTAACAACGCCGTTAGCGCCATAGGCAAGTTGCGGAGTAGGTTCATGGTGCGCCACGAATGTGCAAACCTGGTGCCACGACTCGGCTGATGCACTAATCTCGCGGCATGCCGCCGCGATCTTGCCTACCTTAACTATGCTGAGGGCGCGTCGGGTTGGCGCTCTGGCGCGGCGTCGATGAAGGCAGGCAGCTTGGCGCATGCGGCATCGATCGTTCTTAACTGTGGAAACGGCGTGAGGTCGATGGCGAATCGCCTAGCCGCATGCATTTGCGGAATGAGGCAGCAGTCGGCCAGGGTTGGCGTGCTGCCGACGCAATACGGCCCGCCATCGGCCTGGTGCGCCTGGCGCCACGAAGCCACCGAGGCCTCAAACGCGGCGAGGCCTTTGGTCATGAAGTCGCAAATCCATTCCACGTCGTCGCCGCCGAGCGCCTTGACCGCGGCCGTCGTCGAGAGGTTTTGAAACGGTTGGATACCGGCGTTGACGATTTCGGCGAGGGCTCGCGTCTGCGCGCGCGCGAAGGGGTCGCTTGGCAACAGGCGCGGCGTCTCAGGGAAACGCTCGTCGAGAAATTCGATGATGGGCAGCGACTGGGTCAGCACGTGGCGCGCGCCGCCATCTTCTATGACCTCAAGCGCCGGCACCTGGGCCATTGGATTGAGTTGCTTGTACGCCGCTGACTTGTGTTGGCCGCCGTCGTTGAGCAAGTGCACCGAGACGTAGTCGTACGGCAATCGCTTAAGGCCCAGCGCGATACGGACGCGCTGGCTTGCCGAGCTACGCCAATAATTGTGGAGAATTAGTTTCATGTTAGCGCACCGGGGTTCGTGAGGTTTGTTCGAGTGGTTTGACGGTCTGTTCAATGCTGCCCCATG
This window encodes:
- a CDS encoding helix-hairpin-helix domain-containing protein; translated protein: MKQKPYHLPLLLSLALSAPACLQAPPESEEASDHAEDAADDKAALGFGVEADAPDALAVLKIANTFSVTKLVAAGLTKNVAKRIVKARTEQGDFATLVALDKVPYVGIKVFSALRWHATIKKLYPTSLRVPLVTAYGESLPAMLNEALVEAGQAPLPDHVWINDDYAYGELRTDLRQRFAEAGLPEDFEPLAYATVGEFDANAETAQLATTCWIGNPWHVADVLSYQIDDMLSDQYTIWGWRVGDKTVLNEDLPPDTLEGEDTWNNYDTNSNEVLLLQTTYHDGPDYDVVPACRNPR
- a CDS encoding helix-hairpin-helix domain-containing protein; this encodes MNLLRNLPMALTALLAANSIGCLTADNLPPDESGLGAEDAEDNDKSSFSYGLEDDAPDVLAVLHLANTYSVDDLVAAGVTNRVAKNIDAARRAAGAFASISALDKVPRVGAKVFSALRWHATVERLYPTSLRLPVVSDEYLALSLFNDEVVAAGLPAVRNHVWINADTSYEEFQAALTQKFAAAGMSADKISALTESTFNGIAHLQHAAASARIRQPCWIGDPTEVAAHVEGQAGSLFPDAFEVFAWRYENMGEVLYVPPDNNFLESREWTNHHIYTHTVRIAAGVDGDYTDIGALANCRFNR
- the maiA gene encoding maleylacetoacetate isomerase; translated protein: MKLILHNYWRSSASQRVRIALGLKRLPYDYVSVHLLNDGGQHKSAAYKQLNPMAQVPALEVIEDGGARHVLTQSLPIIEFLDERFPETPRLLPSDPFARAQTRALAEIVNAGIQPFQNLSTTAAVKALGGDDVEWICDFMTKGLAAFEASVASWRQAHQADGGPYCVGSTPTLADCCLIPQMHAARRFAIDLTPFPQLRTIDAACAKLPAFIDAAPERQPDAPSA